The Notolabrus celidotus isolate fNotCel1 chromosome 6, fNotCel1.pri, whole genome shotgun sequence nucleotide sequence CAAGTTACAAGActtgcttatttatttttgtgactAAGATTAAACACgtagtcaatcaatctttatttataaagcaccaaatcacaacaaacattatctgaagacccaacatcaagacaggataagatccagtcccatcttacagacaggactcagtctgatctcatcttaatccaccatgagcagagcactttgcagcatttagcaagttacagtggcaaggacaaacttcctttaacaggcagaaacctccagcaggaccagactcatgttagacacacatctgatgagaccggaaagaaggatggaagagaataagagagagagagagatgatggtggtgagacagatagtagtagatgttgccactggagtctggcatgtctgtgaaaacttcctttaacaggcagaaacctcgagcaggaccagactcatgttagacatacatctgccttgactgactcgggttggaaagagggatagaggagaataagagagagagagatgattgtggtgagacggatagtagtagatgttgccactggagtctggcacgtccgtgaaaacttcctttaacaggcagaaacctccagcaggaccagactcatgttagacacacatctgttgagaccgtgttggaaagagggatagagtgagatgaagagagagagagagagagagagagatgatggtggtgagacggatagtagtagatgttgccactggagtctggcacgtccgtgaaaacttcctttaacaggcagaaacctcgagcaggaccagactcatgttagacacacatctgccttgactgactcgggttggaaagagagatagaggagaataagagagagagagatgatggtggtgagacagatagtagtagatgttgccactggagtctggcacgtccgtgaaaacttcctttaacaggcagaaacctccagcaggaccagactcatgttagacacacatctactgagactgtgttggaaagagggatagagtgagatgaagagagtgagagatgatggtggtgagacggatagtagtagatgTTGCCActagagtctggcacgtccgtaaaaacttcctttaacaggcagaaacctccagcaggaccagactcatgttagacatacatctgccttgactgactcgggttggaaagagggatagaggagaataagagagagagagagatgatggtggtgagacggatagtagtaaatattgccactggagtctggcatgtccgtaaaaacttcctttaacaggcagaaaccttgagcaggaccagactcatgttcgacacacatctgctgagactgagttggggttggaaagagggatagaagagaataaGTGAGAGATATAATAGTGATGAATcttgcattacttcaacatgaattaagcaCCAATttgctgaaagaaaaaaagggtctaccattattgtaaagtgttccTGTGCATCACAGTCAACACTGAAGATAATGAATTCATGcgctggatttgaacccacaTATGCTGCTCCCCtgactggcacacacacacactgctatcATCCTCTGTGTTCTTTCATGTGTTCAGTATCCGTCACAGATTCATGAACTAGCATCCAGGGGTCTTTCTTTAGCTGtagtcagagctgcagagctaaAGTGTCGGCTCATGTGcagttttctctttttattcttctgttGGGAAGCTTTAAAATCGCTCCCTTTAGGTCGTCTGTGAACCCTTGTGTTAACATCTAACAACCCATCATGCACTACTGTCATGTTGGGatgaaattaaatatattttctttggAGGGTTTCCATCATAATAATCATCTGTGTACGTCACAGGACATAATGAGCCAATACGTTTGAAGCAGTCCCAGCTCTGTTTTACAAGCTTTGGTCTTCACGTTCCATTAAAGACAGAAGTAGGGTTGAATTTATGAAAGCTAGCAGCAGGCCTCCAGTTTTTAGGACAGTTCATCCTCTGAACATAATTTGCCCTCCAGCTGTTGTTGTAGCTGTTTATTGTAGATCATAGCAGCATTAATGGAGTGAGAAAAAGCTTGTCTGAATATCACTTTCAGTTTAACTTCTCTTACATCCATCCAGGGAGCTAAACTGTAAGCCACCCCTTGTTTCAGAGATAAGTACCGCTTTAATTTTCCTTTTGTGAGGAGTTTAAATTCATAAAACCCGAAAAAAAAGGTTAGTGGACAGGACCGATCTCCTCTCGTGTCCTCTTCTGGAGAGTCTTTTCTTAAATGTGCTGGAGAAAAGATAAGTGCTCCTATGGGATGTATAAGACTTTGTAGAGCTGAGACTCATTAGTATTCTCCTCTACCTGTTATTATTTCACTGGCTCTAATCTGAAATGACTTCAGTCGTAGAAATGAGCTCACCgggcgcacacgcacacacatgctgatAATTTGCcgaggaaaaacaacaacttggcAGAGAAGCATTGTAAACAAAAGCAAATAGACCCAACAAATGGTGCTTATTTATTCATAGACGTACCTTCATTTCCATATAAATATACGTGACCTATGGGAggcttgtttgttgtttgcattCAGTCTGAGAGAgcaaacaaaaatctaatttcttAGCAGTCTTTTTCCTGCAGAGACGGCATGTGGCCATTATTTTGCCTTGTTAGATATTCTTTCATCGCCTCGATATCTGATTTCACAGGCTGCCGTCTCCAGTAATGGAGtttgcgcgtgtgtgtgtggaggtgtcTGTCTTGTGAGGACTTTCATAATATTGACTCACAGCTGTCATTGAGTTTCCACTTACTCTCGTTGCTGCATCTCTCAGGTGCCGGGCGTGGAGAAACACAAAATGGCTCACTTCTCTGGCAGATGGCAGACaggtttttttcccccactaAAATGGAACTCGAGCGATGAATAACACACTGAATAATAAGTTGTTTATTGAGTTATTGGGCCCAGCGGCAGGCGTGCAGCAAGGCCTGTGCAGAAATTGTCCTTGTCACTGGGGAGTTTTGCGAGTCCTCACATTGAAGGCGGCGTTTCTTGTGTTACGCAACATCAGAATTAGGGAGAGAGTCATGGGAccggtcttcttttttttttttttttaagaagaggTGCCAAATAGGACAGAAAGTGAGTGGAGTTATTCTTTTAGTTGGAAAACTGTCAGCAGTTTGAGTAAATATCAcgctgcacagagctgctttGTATCAATACCAGAGGTGTTTACTGACTCTTGAATCATCATGCGCAGCAGCTGTGCTCAAAACGAACAGATGACTTAAGATTCCCCTGCGAGCGGCGAGATTAGCGACCGCAGTCGTCTGTTATTACTTCTGTTTAACTTCATCTAATGATAAACCTCCAGATCAGAAGTCAGAGTGTCTGTATCGATGCCACCGGCCACATCTGACTTCTTCATCATAACCCAGTTAGAGATGAGTTTCATCCGGCTTCCCTCAGGGCTTCAGCTAATGACTcttataattaaagctgcacaaatcaatattttatattaaaggGAATTTGTGCTTTGTTGTGTGTGAAGATATCATCAGTGCTGGTGGTAAATTCATTCAATTAAAGCAATAAATCCACCAGTGCGTGATGCACTGACTGAACTGCAGATTCACTCTGCTCTCAGAGGCCTGTTTGCAGAGCCTACATGTACCAGGATGCATTGCTCAGGGAGCCCACCCTtattttaaccaagcggcaacctccggtctcaaactatgaagcccatgcaaaagtgttataaactgcaattcatcaaggatccgcttgaggctggctgcagacacacaggaaaccacatagacatgaatgggaaaaagacgatctttgcagcattaataaacatgtttacagcctggttcaaaaaacggcttggccctacgaagctaatctctctatcggcacatactgtacagggggtaaatttttttccaacgcgacggttcagaagatattaagattacaagtttttgcccaaataaggacatgactgacttgactcccggtcgggaacacatagctgttggctagcaggctcaaactccgcccctttacgtcacactttgcctggttgagttccgcatttccaatatggctgccgccgtcgattggcttcaaaacagcgttcaggaacagatggatgacatcatggatactgcgtccatattttatacagtctatgattttaacATGTCagatggggtgctggtggcctagtggtctaagcaccccacgtatagaggctatagtgcTTTTCGCAGAGGTCgtgggttcgactcccggccggtcgaccatttcctgcatgtcatcccccgctctctactccccgcatttcctgtctctcttcagctgtcctatccaataaaggcgaaaaaaatataactttagaaaACATGTCAGCTACAAATGGCAGTTTCAagtgttgaaatatgaagctaatgcagaagtgctaaaaactgcagttcctcgagtgtccacttgaggctggcgccAAAAGCCCttgaagccacatacacactcattcataaaagccgatctttacagcagaaatagacatgtttacagcctggtacaaaagacgagtgtagtctgattagctcatttctttatccttcttaaagagacagtacctgGAATTGAGCGTATTTAGACAGAGGCTGAATTAAGGGTTTTACAAAGACACCAATCTGAGATAAgaaaaccaatcaatcaatctttatttatacagcgccaaatcacaacaaatgtatctgaagactctttacaaacagagcaggtctagaccgtactgcACCATTTTATATAGATCACATTTCATTTGAAATACAACACAAAGGGACAATCATGTAACAGCCGAAGACCAGGAACCCTCTACTTCTTCATCCACTcctccctttccttcctttcacgGATCAGCTCTTGCAGATATGGTGTCAGGTATTGGACATCCTCTTTATATTTCGTCCACAGGTCTTTAGGGAGGATCCGTTGTTGCTTGGAGAGATCTCTTGACCCTGAACATCCTCTCATTGAACTGGTCCTCAGAAAGCCTCCTCAGGGCCTCTTTCACATCCTGAATCCTCAAGCACAGTGCCATCAGGCATTAAACCTCACTTGTTGAAGCCACACATGTTATAGTACTACTAGGGAGCCTGCCTGTTGCAACTGGTGTCCGCGCCACTCTATGTtcttttattaacaaagacctgacatcaagacaggataagatccagtcccatcttacagacaggactcactctgatctcatcttaatacaCCATGAGCAGAGGAAAAAATTCAGTCATGTTGACAGCTCTTCTCCTCAAAAGAGTGAGAATATCAGAGTCTTAatagaaaacaacaaagatgaaAGATGTGTACACGCTGTCCTTcatcctttcttctctctcttttatctctttgtttCCCCGCAGTGAGAGACGTGACCTGGAGGCTAATGTGGAAGTCTGTAGACAAGATGAGGTGTTTCAGGAAACGCTCCATGCTGCCCTTCCTCGGCTTCCTCTTCAcctttctgctcttcttcaACCTCTACATGGATGACGGATACGTGCTGGTGAGGCTTCTCGCCTTCTAAAGATCTTCGTGATGAAGCTCTGATCTTCAGTTTGTTCTTCGTGctcttgtgtttgtgatttCAGGAGGCGGAGAAAAGACAGTTGGGAGAGACGCTGATGCATCCTTCAAACTCTGACAGATACGTCCACACCTTCAGAGATCTGTCCAATTTCTCGGGGACTATAAATGTGACGTATCGATACCTCGCGGGGATCCCTTTGCCGCGCAAAAGTACGTATTCGTTCTGTAGATGTTAAACATATGACATCACCACCACAGGAAGTCTTTTGTTTCATCATGTTGTGACTCTTTCTGTCCACAGAGTATCTGACCATTGGTTTGTCATCAGTCAAGAGGAAAAAGGGGAACTACCTCCTGGAGACGATCAAATCCATCTTCGATCAGTCCAGTTACGAGGAACTCAAAGAGATAGTTGTCGTAGTCCACCTTGCAGACTTTGACCTAGTCTGGTGTGAGAACCTGGTGCAGGAAATCACCAGGAAGTTCGCTCATCACATCATAGCTGGACGCCTCCTCGTGATCCACACTCCAGAGGAGTACTATCCGTCTCTGGACGGGTTGAAAAGGAACTACAACGATCCAGACGATCGAGTCCGCTTCCGCTCCAAGCAGAACGTGGACTACGCTTTCCTCCTGAACTTCTGCACAAACCTGTCTCACTTCTACATGATGCTGGAGGACGACGTGCGCTGCTCCAGGAACTTCCTGATGGCGCTGAAGAAGGTGATCACCTCCAGAGAAGGCTCCTACTGGGTGATGCTGGAGTTCTCCAAATTGGGCTACATCGGGAAGCTGTACCACTCCAGAGACCTGCC carries:
- the LOC117814937 gene encoding alpha-1,3-mannosyl-glycoprotein 4-beta-N-acetylglucosaminyltransferase C-like, with the protein product MRDVTWRLMWKSVDKMRCFRKRSMLPFLGFLFTFLLFFNLYMDDGYVLEAEKRQLGETLMHPSNSDRYVHTFRDLSNFSGTINVTYRYLAGIPLPRKKYLTIGLSSVKRKKGNYLLETIKSIFDQSSYEELKEIVVVVHLADFDLVWCENLVQEITRKFAHHIIAGRLLVIHTPEEYYPSLDGLKRNYNDPDDRVRFRSKQNVDYAFLLNFCTNLSHFYMMLEDDVRCSRNFLMALKKVITSREGSYWVMLEFSKLGYIGKLYHSRDLPRLAHFLLMFYQEMPCDWLLIHFRGLLAQKDVIRFKPSLFQHMGYYSSYKGAENKLKDDDFEEDSIDIPDNPPASLYTNINVFESYDATKAYSSIVDEYFWGKPPCTGDFYIIIFNQSTKISRIKIVTGTEDRQTDVLHHGALEVGQKSVETKQGRQCSSYITLGEFKGGSIEVNKVDHKIGFDIECVRIVITASQKEWLIIRTISLWTTQPVSQLIK